From one Natronorubrum sediminis genomic stretch:
- a CDS encoding polysaccharide deacetylase family protein, with amino-acid sequence MDDSSSKSIDGMGRRDLCRLGAAGTFALTGVGSGVGTGAVVGSVESGTNGQVVFIYDDSWREDWTDTFPVHQEEGVPACCAAVPDHIDTSWGLLPEHLREMEDEGWEIMSHSTSHVAVGNLYLTEPAEPEDERLALDGSFLGDYTDDEIVVSDGDRTVENAVAGGGEDEDGIYLELAEPVGESFEAETAFARFDDDRIHEEVVGSKETLEELGVEVDAFVAPFGRSEGLAGDLVRDHYGAFPNGDDSALNALEDIDPYELGRSSIDGESASELDIEAYYNDVADSDALGIVVGHSQFDETTPERVRFAIQAAKDRDLEIVTLREALIDLDVWEGETGGADSEGEAGDDEDGPGPEDERDDETSAETDDAFGATVRENRTPLLAGTGALAALGLAGTAAYRRLTRSDDDGRL; translated from the coding sequence ATGGACGACAGCTCGTCGAAATCGATTGACGGAATGGGGCGGCGGGATCTCTGTCGGCTCGGGGCGGCAGGGACGTTCGCACTCACCGGGGTAGGGAGTGGTGTCGGAACCGGTGCAGTCGTCGGGTCCGTGGAATCGGGCACGAACGGCCAGGTCGTGTTCATCTACGACGATAGCTGGCGCGAGGATTGGACCGACACGTTCCCGGTTCATCAGGAAGAGGGCGTCCCCGCCTGCTGTGCCGCCGTTCCCGACCATATCGACACCTCCTGGGGACTGCTTCCGGAGCACCTACGCGAGATGGAAGACGAAGGCTGGGAGATCATGTCCCACTCTACGAGTCACGTCGCCGTCGGGAACCTCTACCTGACCGAACCCGCCGAACCCGAGGACGAACGGCTCGCTCTCGACGGCAGCTTTCTCGGCGATTACACTGACGACGAAATCGTCGTCAGCGACGGCGACCGAACCGTCGAGAACGCCGTCGCTGGCGGCGGAGAGGACGAGGACGGAATCTACCTCGAGCTCGCAGAACCCGTCGGCGAGTCGTTCGAGGCCGAGACGGCGTTCGCCAGATTCGACGACGACCGAATCCACGAGGAGGTCGTCGGTTCGAAGGAGACGCTCGAGGAGCTTGGCGTCGAGGTCGACGCGTTCGTCGCCCCCTTCGGGCGCAGCGAGGGCCTCGCCGGCGACCTCGTTCGGGACCACTACGGCGCGTTTCCCAACGGCGACGACAGCGCTCTGAACGCCCTCGAGGACATCGACCCGTACGAACTCGGGCGCTCGAGTATCGACGGGGAGTCGGCGAGTGAGCTGGATATCGAAGCCTACTACAACGACGTCGCCGACAGCGACGCCCTTGGAATCGTCGTCGGCCACAGCCAGTTCGACGAGACGACACCCGAACGCGTCCGCTTCGCGATTCAGGCCGCGAAAGATCGCGATCTCGAGATCGTGACGCTCCGCGAGGCGCTGATCGACCTCGACGTGTGGGAGGGCGAGACCGGCGGCGCTGACAGCGAGGGCGAAGCTGGTGACGACGAAGACGGACCCGGTCCCGAGGACGAACGCGACGACGAAACGTCCGCAGAAACGGACGACGCGTTCGGAGCGACGGTCCGAGAGAATCGGACGCCACTGCTGGCCGGAACGGGCGCGCTCGCGGCCCTCGGCCTCGCCGGTACCGCCGCCTACCGACGACTCACGCGCTCGGACGACGACGGGAGGCTGTGA
- the engB gene encoding GTP-binding protein EngB → MFETRPDREAEVALVGRSNVGKSTLMRELTGHSFDTGGKPGVTREPNHYDWNAEDFVITDLPGFGFMSGVHEDHREQIKTDIVHYLEEYADNILVAVLVVDGKSVIDIIDRHSGPDEIPYDVEMFHFLRELDVPTVVAVNKMDKVDDRDERLNDLCDRLGLLPPWKQWQETIAPITAKRGQIDPLNEAVRGHLHEQQRDDLFKFF, encoded by the coding sequence ATGTTCGAGACGCGACCCGACCGCGAGGCCGAAGTAGCCCTCGTCGGTCGCTCCAACGTGGGCAAGTCGACGCTCATGCGGGAACTGACCGGCCACAGCTTCGACACCGGCGGCAAACCCGGCGTTACCCGCGAGCCGAATCACTACGACTGGAACGCCGAGGACTTCGTCATCACCGACCTGCCCGGCTTTGGCTTCATGAGCGGCGTCCACGAGGACCACCGCGAGCAGATCAAGACCGACATCGTCCACTATCTCGAGGAGTACGCCGACAACATCCTCGTCGCCGTATTAGTGGTCGACGGCAAGAGCGTCATCGACATCATCGACCGCCACTCCGGCCCGGACGAGATTCCCTACGACGTCGAGATGTTCCACTTCCTGCGCGAACTGGACGTCCCCACCGTCGTCGCCGTCAACAAGATGGACAAAGTCGACGACCGCGACGAACGCCTGAACGATCTCTGTGACCGCCTCGGCCTCCTCCCGCCGTGGAAACAGTGGCAAGAGACCATTGCCCCCATCACCGCCAAGCGAGGCCAGATCGATCCCCTGAACGAGGCCGTCCGCGGACACCTCCACGAACAACAGCGCGACGACCTGTTCAAATTTTTCTAA
- a CDS encoding TIGR00341 family protein, which translates to MRLVQLTVPTGKRQTILETLDGREIDYVVTDEDSDREYTAVVYFPLPSPAVEPVLDDLNEAGIDDDAYTVVVDAETVVSRRFEELREEYEKGDVGSDRISRQELQAEANALTPTFGIYATMTIVSAVVATAGLLLDSPAVVVGSMVIAPLIGPALGASVGSVIDDEDLFLESILYQILGVILAIAAAAIFAWMVRVTNIVPPGLEIANVDEISERLAPDLLSLAVALGAGVAGIVSIATGISVALVGVMIAAALIPPAAAAGIAMAWGEPSAAIGSTVLVLVNVLSVNLAGLLTLWYVGYRPENLFSLDETEQRVRRRIVGLVVIVLVFALFLGAITYSSYTASTFEENAQTEAELVLSDEEFEEYQLLESEVVMDDDYPFIGPERVVLTVGGPPGELPPELADELHERIEQHTDEEVGVEVRAVGIDER; encoded by the coding sequence GTGCGGTTGGTACAGTTGACGGTTCCGACGGGAAAGCGCCAGACGATCCTCGAGACGCTCGACGGTCGGGAAATCGATTACGTCGTGACGGACGAAGATAGCGACCGAGAGTACACGGCGGTCGTCTACTTTCCGTTGCCGTCACCGGCGGTCGAACCCGTGCTCGACGACCTCAACGAGGCGGGGATCGACGACGACGCCTACACGGTCGTCGTCGACGCCGAAACGGTGGTCTCCCGTCGGTTCGAGGAGCTACGCGAGGAGTACGAGAAGGGTGACGTCGGCTCGGATCGCATCTCGAGACAGGAGTTACAGGCCGAGGCGAACGCGCTGACGCCGACGTTCGGCATCTACGCGACGATGACGATCGTGAGCGCCGTCGTTGCGACGGCCGGATTGTTGCTCGACTCGCCCGCCGTGGTCGTCGGTTCGATGGTGATCGCGCCCCTGATCGGGCCGGCCCTGGGTGCGAGCGTCGGTTCGGTGATCGACGACGAAGACCTCTTCCTCGAGAGCATTCTCTATCAGATCCTGGGTGTCATCCTCGCGATCGCGGCCGCGGCGATCTTCGCGTGGATGGTTCGCGTGACGAACATCGTTCCGCCGGGACTCGAGATCGCCAACGTCGACGAGATTTCGGAGCGACTCGCGCCGGATCTGCTGTCGCTCGCGGTTGCCCTCGGAGCCGGCGTGGCGGGGATCGTGAGCATCGCGACGGGGATCTCGGTCGCGCTGGTCGGCGTCATGATCGCGGCGGCGTTGATCCCGCCCGCGGCAGCCGCGGGAATCGCGATGGCCTGGGGCGAACCGTCGGCGGCCATCGGCTCGACGGTGCTCGTGTTGGTCAACGTCCTCTCGGTGAATCTCGCGGGGCTCCTTACGCTGTGGTACGTCGGCTATCGTCCAGAGAACCTCTTCTCGCTCGACGAGACAGAACAGCGCGTGCGCAGGCGAATCGTCGGGCTGGTCGTCATCGTGCTCGTCTTCGCGCTCTTTCTCGGGGCGATCACGTACTCCTCGTACACCGCCTCGACGTTCGAGGAGAACGCCCAGACGGAAGCCGAACTGGTGCTCAGCGACGAGGAGTTCGAGGAGTACCAATTGCTCGAGTCCGAGGTCGTAATGGACGACGACTATCCGTTCATCGGGCCCGAACGGGTGGTCCTCACCGTGGGCGGCCCGCCGGGGGAGTTGCCGCCAGAGCTCGCCGACGAGTTACACGAGCGGATCGAACAACACACTGACGAAGAGGTGGGCGTCGAGGTTCGAGCCGTTGGTATCGACGAACGGTGA
- a CDS encoding NOG1 family protein, protein MIFEDLPTTPTSEELIDKAFSRAARSGNAKQGLEAQQSMLQVAANIVSDNLENVVTAWPDFAYEDDVHPFYYELADAIVDVDRLRQSLSEVMWASRKAREIHEEYQPRLRKTDVDTARKHRKQAFARLADIVEQVDDELLYINKSRNDLRDLPEINPDEPTIVVAGYPNVGKSSFVNDITNARGETASYPFTTRGIGLGHFEREHVRYQIVDTPGLLDRPPAERNEIESQAVSAIEHLADCMLVMIDPSAECGYPLNSQLELRDAIGTQFEDVPVLTIANKVDRKEVWDDRHADELNADYTMSVETGEDVETVLEAAVEAIDHEPKLPFEE, encoded by the coding sequence ATGATTTTCGAAGACCTTCCGACGACGCCCACGTCGGAAGAGCTGATCGACAAAGCATTTTCGCGGGCGGCGCGGTCGGGGAACGCCAAACAGGGCCTCGAGGCCCAGCAGTCGATGCTCCAGGTTGCGGCGAACATTGTCTCGGACAACTTAGAAAACGTCGTCACGGCGTGGCCGGATTTCGCCTACGAGGACGACGTCCACCCGTTTTACTACGAACTCGCCGACGCCATCGTCGACGTCGACAGGCTCCGACAGAGCCTCTCGGAGGTGATGTGGGCGAGTCGAAAGGCTCGAGAGATCCACGAAGAATACCAACCGCGCCTGCGCAAGACCGACGTCGACACGGCCCGCAAACACCGTAAACAGGCCTTCGCCCGCCTCGCCGACATCGTCGAGCAAGTCGACGACGAATTGCTGTACATCAACAAGTCCCGAAACGACCTGCGCGACCTGCCCGAGATCAACCCCGACGAGCCAACCATCGTTGTCGCGGGCTACCCGAACGTCGGCAAATCCTCGTTCGTCAACGACATCACGAACGCCCGCGGCGAGACGGCGTCCTATCCCTTCACGACGAGGGGAATCGGCCTGGGTCACTTCGAACGCGAACACGTTCGCTACCAGATCGTCGACACACCCGGCCTGCTCGACCGGCCGCCAGCAGAGCGAAACGAGATCGAATCGCAGGCCGTCAGCGCCATCGAACACCTCGCCGACTGCATGCTCGTGATGATCGATCCGAGCGCCGAGTGTGGCTACCCCCTCAACTCCCAACTCGAGCTTCGCGACGCCATCGGGACCCAATTCGAGGACGTTCCCGTCCTCACGATCGCGAACAAGGTCGACCGGAAGGAGGTCTGGGACGACCGCCACGCAGACGAGCTGAACGCCGACTACACGATGAGCGTCGAAACCGGCGAGGACGTCGAAACCGTGCTCGAGGCGGCCGTCGAGGCCATCGATCACGAACCGAAACTGCCGTTCGAGGAGTAA
- a CDS encoding DUF5518 domain-containing protein: MTNWRAVIIGFLVATVLGILGLAIPGVGQLAAGLVGGFVAGYVAGGGLLRGFWHGLLAGALGGLVGGLLIAVFVGLAGWTLGPAGGLISGAAGIGILAVAIFVSFVMALESAIAGALGGLLNPDRPDYRGYNSPRY, translated from the coding sequence ATGACGAACTGGCGTGCGGTCATCATCGGCTTCCTCGTCGCGACCGTCCTCGGAATCCTCGGGCTGGCGATTCCCGGAGTGGGCCAGCTTGCCGCCGGGTTGGTTGGTGGCTTCGTCGCGGGATACGTCGCCGGCGGCGGCCTCCTCCGGGGCTTCTGGCACGGCTTGCTCGCGGGCGCACTCGGCGGCCTCGTCGGCGGCCTCCTGATCGCGGTGTTCGTCGGCCTCGCTGGCTGGACGCTCGGCCCGGCCGGCGGATTGATCTCCGGTGCGGCGGGCATCGGTATCCTCGCCGTCGCAATCTTCGTCTCGTTCGTGATGGCCCTCGAGAGCGCGATCGCCGGGGCACTCGGCGGACTCCTCAACCCGGATCGGCCTGACTACCGCGGATACAATTCCCCGCGCTACTGA
- a CDS encoding alkaline phosphatase family protein has protein sequence MTEHTPTQPTPAAPHESIAADRVIVLDVVGLQPHHVDTDRTPTLAEQFPTDQVTNLRPPFPAVTVPAQTTLATGMHPRDHGDVSSGEYDRERDAAELWERDRADRNRIWEYASDEAGLTTGVLNFQHLIGTSADVALTPSPNEDEDNNILEMNCWTNPDGFYDDLREEYGHFPLHSYWGPGASAESSEWILTAAREAIERFDPDLLWVYVPHLDYVGQSEGPDSDAFEAELETVDGLLSSFLDFLAETERWDDTLLTLVSEYGFHGVDQPVFPNRALREAGLLETADDGDVDIPASDAFAMVDHQIAHVYADEGVQEEARDALAGLEGIDEILADDRKAEYGIDHPNAGEFVLVAKENAWFQYYWWDDRDDAPPYATDMDIHKKPGFDPCELFFGDDGLVSLDPTTVSGSHGRIDDSAYGCFGLGGPAASALEDETVDATAVTPFLEGVLGLE, from the coding sequence ATGACCGAACACACCCCAACCCAACCGACGCCAGCCGCTCCACACGAATCGATCGCTGCAGACCGCGTCATCGTCCTCGACGTCGTCGGGCTGCAGCCCCACCACGTCGACACTGACCGAACGCCGACGCTCGCCGAACAATTTCCAACAGATCAGGTGACTAACCTCCGCCCGCCGTTTCCGGCCGTCACGGTCCCCGCACAGACGACGCTCGCAACCGGGATGCACCCTCGAGACCACGGCGACGTCTCGAGTGGCGAGTACGACCGCGAGCGCGACGCCGCCGAGTTGTGGGAGCGCGACCGGGCGGATCGAAACCGAATCTGGGAGTACGCAAGCGACGAGGCGGGGCTGACGACCGGCGTCCTGAACTTCCAGCACCTGATCGGCACGAGCGCCGACGTCGCGCTCACCCCCTCGCCCAACGAGGACGAGGACAACAACATCCTCGAGATGAACTGCTGGACGAACCCCGACGGCTTCTACGACGACCTCCGCGAGGAGTACGGCCACTTTCCGCTTCACAGCTACTGGGGGCCCGGAGCCAGTGCCGAGAGCAGCGAGTGGATCCTCACCGCCGCACGCGAAGCGATCGAACGCTTCGATCCCGACCTGCTCTGGGTGTACGTGCCCCACCTCGATTACGTCGGCCAAAGTGAGGGTCCCGACTCCGACGCCTTCGAGGCCGAACTCGAGACCGTCGACGGCCTCCTCTCCTCGTTTCTCGACTTCCTCGCCGAGACCGAACGCTGGGACGACACCCTTCTCACGCTCGTCAGCGAGTACGGCTTCCACGGCGTCGACCAGCCGGTGTTTCCGAACCGCGCGCTTCGCGAGGCTGGGCTACTCGAGACGGCCGACGACGGCGACGTCGACATCCCCGCGTCGGACGCCTTCGCCATGGTCGACCACCAGATCGCTCACGTCTACGCCGACGAAGGTGTCCAGGAGGAGGCTCGAGACGCCCTTGCTGGACTCGAAGGGATCGACGAGATTCTCGCCGACGACAGAAAAGCCGAGTACGGGATCGACCACCCGAACGCGGGCGAGTTCGTCCTCGTCGCGAAGGAAAACGCGTGGTTCCAGTACTATTGGTGGGACGACCGCGACGACGCCCCGCCGTACGCCACCGACATGGACATCCACAAAAAGCCCGGCTTCGACCCCTGCGAGTTGTTTTTCGGCGACGACGGATTGGTCTCGCTGGACCCGACGACGGTCAGCGGCTCCCACGGCCGCATCGACGACTCCGCATACGGCTGCTTCGGCCTCGGTGGCCCGGCAGCGTCGGCGCTCGAGGACGAGACCGTCGACGCGACGGCCGTCACGCCGTTCCTCGAGGGCGTGCTCGGACTCGAGTGA
- a CDS encoding inositol-3-phosphate synthase, whose amino-acid sequence MSAPTPNESDERLGVWLVGARGNVATTAIVGARAIARGLTGTTGMVTERAPVSRLELPPVSGFVFGGHDIERESLLEQATRQSERNGVPDGETLATVEDDLERIDERIEVGTARNCGAAVSAESQHLDPELTVGSVVEQIRSDYRAFREDHGLDRLVVVNVASTEPELDDSDAYDSREALERAIEEDDGDLPASVLYAYAAVVDGHPFVNFTPSTGNALGGIRELAVEKNVPHMGRDAKTGETLVKSALAPMFAGRNLQVLAWEGHNILGNKDGLVLEDDANAAGKLSSKGELLESILPDIGHNRVRIDYTPSLADWKTAWDYIHFEGFLDTEMKMQFTWEGSDSALAAPLVLDLVRLIAHADEHDEGGLQPQLSSFFKAPLGVDEHDFSRQLEGLTEYAERHS is encoded by the coding sequence ATGAGCGCACCCACTCCCAACGAGAGTGACGAGCGACTCGGCGTCTGGCTCGTCGGCGCTCGTGGGAACGTCGCGACGACGGCCATCGTGGGTGCGCGAGCGATCGCTCGCGGGCTGACCGGGACCACCGGCATGGTCACGGAACGGGCCCCCGTCTCGAGACTCGAGCTTCCCCCCGTCTCGGGATTCGTCTTCGGCGGTCACGATATCGAACGCGAATCGCTCCTCGAGCAGGCCACTCGCCAGTCCGAACGCAACGGCGTTCCGGACGGTGAGACGCTCGCGACCGTCGAAGACGACCTCGAGCGAATCGACGAGCGAATCGAGGTCGGAACGGCCCGCAACTGCGGGGCCGCCGTCTCCGCGGAGAGCCAGCACCTCGACCCGGAGCTAACGGTTGGCTCCGTCGTCGAGCAGATTCGATCCGACTACCGGGCGTTTCGCGAAGATCACGGCCTCGATCGACTCGTCGTGGTCAACGTCGCCTCGACGGAGCCGGAACTCGACGATTCCGACGCCTACGACAGCCGAGAGGCCCTCGAGCGAGCGATCGAGGAAGACGACGGTGACCTGCCGGCGAGCGTGCTCTACGCCTACGCCGCCGTCGTCGACGGTCACCCCTTCGTCAACTTCACGCCGAGTACGGGCAACGCGCTGGGCGGGATTCGCGAACTCGCCGTCGAGAAGAACGTCCCGCATATGGGCCGAGACGCGAAAACGGGCGAAACGCTGGTGAAATCCGCGCTCGCGCCGATGTTCGCCGGTCGGAACCTGCAGGTGCTCGCCTGGGAGGGCCACAACATCCTCGGCAACAAGGACGGGCTGGTGCTCGAGGACGACGCGAACGCCGCGGGCAAGCTCTCGAGCAAGGGCGAACTGCTCGAGTCCATTCTGCCCGACATCGGACACAATCGAGTCCGCATCGACTACACGCCCTCGCTTGCGGACTGGAAGACGGCCTGGGACTACATCCACTTCGAGGGCTTTCTCGACACCGAGATGAAGATGCAGTTCACCTGGGAGGGCTCAGACTCCGCACTGGCCGCGCCCCTCGTGCTCGACCTCGTTCGGCTGATCGCCCACGCGGACGAACACGACGAGGGTGGCCTCCAGCCCCAGCTTTCGTCGTTCTTCAAGGCTCCACTCGGCGTTGACGAGCACGACTTCTCCCGCCAACTCGAGGGGCTCACAGAGTACGCCGAACGCCACAGTTGA
- a CDS encoding TatD family hydrolase, producing the protein MRIIDPHMHMISRSADDYERARRAGIECCIEPAFWSGQDKHNAGSFFDYFEQIIEHETDRAERTANVDHYVTIGLEPKEANYREMAEEVVERVPEYLDRDPVVGVGEIGFDQVTDDEEWAFREQLELAEARELPVMIHTPHTDKPAGTERIVEIIEEMGLTEERIVIDHNTENTIDISTRTDCWIGFTLYPGKIEASAAIDLLEEYGTDRMLFNSAADWDPSDPLAVPKARDEMLDRGWEREEVKKVVFDNPYEFFDQSPNFDYEP; encoded by the coding sequence ATGCGGATTATCGACCCTCACATGCACATGATTTCGCGCTCCGCGGACGATTACGAGCGAGCGCGACGGGCCGGCATCGAGTGTTGTATCGAACCGGCGTTCTGGAGCGGACAGGACAAGCACAACGCCGGTTCGTTCTTCGATTACTTCGAGCAGATCATCGAACACGAGACCGACCGCGCGGAGCGGACGGCCAACGTGGACCACTACGTCACGATCGGTCTCGAGCCCAAGGAGGCCAACTACCGCGAGATGGCCGAGGAGGTCGTAGAGCGCGTCCCGGAGTACCTGGATCGCGACCCCGTCGTCGGCGTCGGCGAGATCGGCTTCGATCAGGTCACCGACGACGAGGAGTGGGCCTTCCGCGAGCAACTCGAGTTGGCCGAAGCACGCGAACTCCCCGTCATGATCCACACGCCCCACACCGACAAGCCGGCTGGCACCGAACGGATCGTCGAGATCATCGAGGAGATGGGGCTCACGGAAGAGCGAATCGTCATCGATCACAACACGGAGAACACGATCGACATCTCGACGCGAACCGACTGTTGGATCGGCTTCACGCTCTACCCCGGAAAGATCGAAGCCAGCGCGGCGATCGATCTCCTTGAGGAGTACGGCACCGACCGGATGCTGTTCAACAGCGCCGCCGACTGGGACCCCTCGGACCCGCTCGCGGTTCCGAAGGCGCGAGACGAGATGCTCGATCGGGGCTGGGAGCGCGAGGAGGTCAAGAAGGTCGTCTTCGACAACCCCTACGAGTTCTTCGATCAGTCGCCGAACTTCGACTACGAGCCCTGA
- a CDS encoding sugar phosphate isomerase/epimerase family protein yields the protein MQFGFSTNAFREYGLEESIEAIADAGYDGVELLFDEPHLYPPDASEDDYDAVRQALEANDIAISNGNAFMLTAIEDFHHPSYVEPDPDYRRERIDYTLAALETAAELEIPYISIEPGGPIPEGKSREWAMDQFVDALEEVADRAEAVGVDLLVEPEPDLLIETSGEFLDLLERVDSERVKCNFDAGHFYCVGEDPAELVDPLWEYTDHYHLEDIPDDRTHEHTQLGDGAMDIDAFLGELEGRGYEGYVTVELYPYEETPIQTANEAMDYLEERGWT from the coding sequence ATGCAGTTTGGCTTCTCCACCAACGCGTTTCGCGAGTACGGCCTCGAGGAGTCGATCGAGGCCATTGCCGACGCGGGCTACGACGGCGTCGAACTGCTCTTCGACGAGCCACACCTCTATCCTCCCGACGCGAGCGAGGACGACTACGACGCCGTCCGGCAGGCCCTCGAGGCGAACGATATCGCCATCAGCAACGGCAACGCGTTCATGTTGACGGCCATCGAGGACTTTCACCACCCATCCTACGTCGAACCCGACCCCGACTACCGCCGCGAACGAATCGACTACACCCTCGCGGCCCTCGAGACCGCGGCCGAACTCGAGATTCCCTACATCTCGATCGAACCCGGCGGGCCGATTCCCGAAGGCAAGTCCCGCGAGTGGGCGATGGACCAGTTCGTCGACGCCCTCGAGGAGGTGGCTGATCGGGCCGAGGCCGTGGGCGTCGACCTCCTCGTCGAACCCGAACCCGACTTGCTGATCGAGACCTCCGGGGAGTTCCTCGACCTGCTCGAGCGCGTCGACTCCGAACGAGTAAAGTGTAACTTCGACGCGGGCCACTTCTACTGCGTCGGCGAGGACCCAGCGGAACTGGTCGACCCGCTCTGGGAGTACACCGACCACTATCACCTCGAGGACATCCCCGACGACCGAACCCACGAGCACACCCAACTCGGCGACGGCGCGATGGACATCGACGCCTTCCTCGGCGAACTCGAGGGCCGAGGGTACGAGGGCTACGTCACCGTCGAACTCTACCCTTACGAGGAGACGCCGATCCAGACAGCGAACGAGGCGATGGACTACCTCGAGGAACGCGGGTGGACGTAG
- a CDS encoding UbiA family prenyltransferase, with amino-acid sequence MVGGEEGSVVIATERRGVRDTLGTYAELVRVPNLFTAPPDVILGAALVAAAGAGGNVASTEIVGLAIASMFLYAGGTTLNDAFDAPKDRLERPERPIPSGRVSRRTAFALGTSLLVFGIVVAFVATGVSGGLVAGLLAAAIVTYDGWTKGSAAGFLTMGATRGLNVVLGTTAGAVSLLSLPASALLVSLVVAAYIAAVTGMAAGETVGENRGAVGLAIGAVLGSVLAVGGFHVVTGSGALEAATALAFAVAFLWWVGRPLRAAVSDPTPATVGPAVGACVLGLVLLNAAFAAASGVLWALAAGVFLVPARGLSQVFDVT; translated from the coding sequence GTGGTCGGGGGTGAGGAGGGCTCTGTCGTGATCGCCACCGAGCGAAGGGGGGTTCGAGACACGCTCGGGACGTACGCCGAACTCGTGCGCGTGCCGAACCTCTTCACCGCGCCACCGGACGTGATCCTCGGCGCGGCGCTCGTCGCGGCCGCTGGCGCAGGCGGCAACGTCGCCTCGACAGAAATCGTCGGCCTCGCAATCGCCTCGATGTTCCTCTACGCCGGCGGAACGACGCTCAACGACGCGTTCGACGCCCCGAAAGACCGACTCGAGCGACCCGAACGCCCGATCCCCTCGGGGCGCGTTTCCCGTCGAACGGCGTTCGCACTCGGTACCTCGCTGCTCGTTTTCGGGATCGTCGTCGCGTTCGTCGCGACGGGCGTCTCCGGCGGCCTCGTCGCAGGGCTCCTCGCCGCCGCGATCGTCACGTACGACGGTTGGACGAAAGGCAGCGCCGCCGGATTCCTGACGATGGGCGCGACTCGAGGACTGAACGTCGTCCTGGGAACGACTGCGGGGGCCGTCTCCCTGCTCTCGCTCCCCGCGTCCGCGCTTCTCGTTTCGCTCGTCGTGGCGGCTTACATCGCCGCCGTCACCGGGATGGCCGCCGGCGAAACCGTTGGCGAGAATCGCGGCGCGGTCGGCCTTGCGATCGGTGCCGTGCTCGGAAGCGTCCTCGCCGTCGGCGGTTTTCACGTTGTCACCGGGTCGGGAGCGCTCGAGGCGGCGACTGCCCTCGCTTTCGCCGTCGCCTTCCTGTGGTGGGTCGGACGGCCGTTACGCGCAGCCGTCTCGGATCCGACACCCGCAACCGTCGGTCCGGCGGTCGGTGCCTGCGTCCTCGGTCTCGTCTTGCTCAACGCCGCGTTCGCGGCTGCGAGTGGCGTCCTGTGGGCGCTCGCGGCTGGCGTATTTTTGGTCCCCGCTCGAGGACTCTCGCAGGTGTTCGACGTTACCTGA